The following proteins come from a genomic window of Pseudomonas sp. Z8(2022):
- a CDS encoding PilZ domain-containing protein, whose translation MRQSSRITFRSTFRIKISDRESDALIGYAGDVSECGMKLLTDAPVEPGAELKLRVRMRDRQGEMRQVDVNMTCQWSQENTRTGFFEAGLALQGDSAEYVRLIESMRKVREEKV comes from the coding sequence ATGCGTCAATCGAGTCGTATCACCTTCCGTTCCACCTTCCGCATCAAGATCAGCGATCGGGAAAGCGACGCTCTGATCGGTTATGCCGGCGATGTTTCCGAATGTGGAATGAAGCTGCTGACCGATGCCCCGGTAGAGCCGGGAGCCGAGCTGAAGCTGCGCGTGCGTATGCGTGACCGCCAGGGTGAAATGCGTCAGGTGGATGTGAACATGACTTGTCAGTGGTCGCAGGAGAATACCCGTACGGGCTTTTTCGAGGCAGGGCTGGCCTTGCAAGGCGACTCGGCCGAGTACGTCCGGCTGATCGAGAGCATGCGCAAGGTGCGTGAGGAGAAGGTTTAG
- the flhA gene encoding flagellar biosynthesis protein FlhA, whose translation MNLLQQLAPTFRSGRIGIPILILSVLAMVILPLPPLVLDVLFTFNISLAVLILLVSISAKSPLDFSLFPTVILITTLLRLCLNVASTRVVLLEGHTGTGAAGKVIEAFGEVVIGGNFIVGMVVFVILMIVNFIVITKGGERISEVSARFTLDALPGKQMAIDADLNAGLIGPEEAKQRRQDVAKEADFYGAMDGASKFVRGDAVAGILILLVSLFGGFAIGVFAHDMSAGDAFRQYALLTIGDGLVAQIPALLLATAAAIIVTRVNESAEITQQVRKQMLGTPSLLYTVAGILVVLGLVPGMPHLAFFGFATLAGLVGWAVSRNAPPDEAASLQEVQALGKAMEQERAQNLAWEDIPLVERLSVSLGYKLVGLVNEAAGAPLTQRVRGVRQTLSESLGFLLPEVHIRDSLRLKASQYSIQINGEKIDGAELHADRLMAIPSPELYGEIDGILGVDPAYRMQVVWIQPEDKARALNLGYQVIDCASVIATHLNKVIREHLPDVFKHDDVDHLMQRLQVQAPKLAESLKNQLSYTQQHRVYRQLLQEQVPLKDIVTIATTLLEASESTKDPVLLASDVRYALRRSIVGMIAGERQELSVFILENALENTLLNALAIAQQAGPVSLDNIPVEPSLLNQLQNTMPVVKEKLRKDGHPPILTVMPQLRPLLARYARVFSPGLHVLSQNEIPDRVGVNILGTLG comes from the coding sequence TTCTCCCTGTTCCCGACGGTGATCCTGATCACCACCCTGTTGCGCCTGTGCCTGAACGTCGCCTCCACCCGCGTGGTGCTGCTCGAAGGCCACACCGGCACCGGTGCCGCGGGCAAGGTGATCGAGGCGTTCGGCGAGGTGGTAATCGGCGGTAACTTCATCGTCGGGATGGTGGTGTTCGTGATCCTGATGATCGTCAACTTCATCGTGATCACCAAAGGTGGCGAACGGATCTCCGAGGTCAGCGCGCGCTTCACCCTGGACGCCCTGCCCGGCAAGCAGATGGCCATCGACGCCGACCTCAACGCCGGCCTGATCGGTCCGGAAGAAGCCAAGCAGCGTCGCCAGGACGTGGCCAAGGAAGCCGACTTCTACGGCGCCATGGATGGGGCCTCGAAGTTCGTCCGCGGCGACGCCGTGGCCGGCATCCTGATCCTGCTGGTCAGCCTGTTCGGCGGCTTCGCCATCGGTGTGTTCGCCCACGACATGAGCGCCGGCGACGCCTTCCGCCAGTACGCCCTGCTGACCATCGGTGACGGCCTGGTGGCGCAGATTCCGGCGCTGCTGCTGGCCACCGCGGCGGCGATCATCGTTACCCGGGTCAACGAGTCGGCCGAGATTACCCAGCAGGTGCGCAAGCAGATGCTCGGTACCCCGTCGCTGCTGTATACCGTCGCCGGCATTCTCGTCGTGCTCGGTCTGGTGCCGGGCATGCCGCACCTGGCCTTCTTTGGTTTTGCCACACTGGCTGGACTGGTCGGCTGGGCAGTCTCGCGCAATGCACCACCAGACGAGGCAGCCAGCCTTCAGGAAGTCCAGGCACTGGGCAAAGCCATGGAGCAGGAGCGCGCGCAGAACCTCGCCTGGGAGGACATCCCGCTGGTCGAGCGTCTGTCCGTTTCACTCGGCTACAAGCTGGTCGGCCTGGTCAACGAAGCGGCCGGCGCCCCGCTGACTCAGCGCGTGCGCGGCGTGCGGCAGACGCTATCGGAGAGCCTGGGCTTCCTCCTGCCGGAAGTACATATCCGCGACAGCCTGCGCCTGAAGGCCTCGCAGTACAGCATCCAGATCAACGGTGAGAAGATCGACGGCGCCGAACTGCACGCCGACCGTCTGATGGCCATCCCCTCACCGGAGCTTTATGGCGAGATCGACGGCATCCTCGGCGTCGACCCGGCCTACCGCATGCAGGTGGTATGGATTCAGCCGGAGGACAAGGCCCGCGCGTTGAACCTCGGTTACCAGGTGATCGACTGTGCCAGCGTGATCGCCACCCACCTGAACAAGGTGATCCGCGAGCATCTGCCGGATGTGTTCAAGCACGATGACGTCGACCATCTGATGCAACGCCTGCAGGTTCAGGCGCCGAAGCTGGCGGAAAGCCTGAAGAACCAGCTCAGCTATACCCAGCAACATCGTGTCTATCGTCAGCTGCTGCAGGAACAGGTACCGCTCAAGGATATCGTCACCATCGCCACCACACTGCTGGAGGCCAGTGAATCGACCAAGGACCCGGTACTGTTGGCGTCTGACGTACGGTACGCGCTACGGCGCAGCATTGTCGGCATGATCGCCGGCGAGCGTCAGGAGCTGTCGGTGTTCATACTCGAAAATGCGCTGGAGAACACCCTGCTCAACGCCCTGGCCATTGCGCAGCAGGCGGGCCCGGTGAGCCTGGACAACATTCCGGTAGAGCCGAGCCTGCTCAACCAGCTGCAGAACACCATGCCGGTGGTAAAGGAGAAACTGCGCAAGGACGGCCACCCGCCGATCCTCACCGTAATGCCGCAGCTGCGCCCGCTGCTGGCCCGTTACGCGCGGGTCTTCAGCCCCGGCCTGCACGTGCTTTCTCAGAACGAGATTCCGGACCGGGTAGGCGTGAATATCCTCGGCACCCTTGGCTGA